Proteins encoded by one window of Halobaculum halobium:
- a CDS encoding helix-turn-helix transcriptional regulator — MRRPAAAIALAIVLALAGVAPAVAAATGPGAADLSGFVSSADSATPAPTDGDPARLRPPGSSPRDLGAGFAQTGDIAADTVVLRAEIQPDGDAQWRIAYRIELSDENTTAAFESLQSDIRENTSAYVARFEGRMATTVAAAENATGREMAASNFSVTAQRNPFPTSTDYGVVAYTFAWEGFAGTQGQRVVAGDSLAGLYLDSGTVLTIAWPEAYDARTVSPAADERSETAATWRGERNFGPDQPQVVLAPASALPIRPVYLAAAAVVLLGIVGAVLLRRRGDLPIGTGDDRGPLAGDEGAGTAAGEGGSAGPGQTAGETTDGAVADAGGPGGDGPDSGGSAAAGTDSDSEHGDGDGDATTPPEELLSPHERVTRLVTDNGGRMKQADVTEELGWSAARTSQVVGDLRDDGDIESFRLGRENVLRIPEADDDPHPGDPTHGDDGSDA; from the coding sequence ATGCGACGCCCCGCCGCGGCCATCGCGCTCGCCATCGTTCTCGCGCTCGCCGGCGTCGCTCCGGCGGTCGCGGCCGCGACGGGGCCCGGCGCTGCCGATCTCTCTGGGTTCGTCAGTTCCGCCGACTCCGCCACGCCGGCCCCAACCGATGGCGACCCCGCTCGGCTCAGGCCGCCGGGATCGTCTCCGCGCGACCTCGGCGCCGGCTTCGCACAGACCGGCGACATCGCTGCCGACACCGTCGTCCTCCGGGCGGAGATCCAACCCGACGGCGACGCACAGTGGCGGATCGCCTACCGGATCGAGTTGAGCGACGAGAACACGACCGCGGCGTTCGAGAGCCTCCAGTCGGACATCCGCGAGAACACGTCCGCGTACGTCGCCCGCTTCGAGGGTCGGATGGCCACGACCGTCGCGGCCGCCGAGAACGCCACCGGCCGGGAGATGGCCGCTTCGAACTTCTCGGTGACCGCCCAGCGCAACCCGTTCCCGACCAGCACCGACTACGGCGTCGTCGCCTACACGTTCGCCTGGGAGGGCTTCGCCGGGACCCAGGGCCAGCGCGTCGTCGCCGGCGACTCGTTAGCCGGTCTGTACCTCGACTCGGGGACCGTCCTCACGATCGCGTGGCCCGAGGCGTACGACGCGCGGACGGTGTCGCCGGCGGCCGACGAGCGCTCGGAGACGGCCGCGACGTGGCGCGGCGAGCGAAACTTCGGTCCGGATCAGCCGCAAGTGGTGCTCGCTCCGGCGTCAGCGCTGCCGATTCGCCCCGTCTACCTCGCGGCCGCGGCGGTCGTGCTGCTGGGCATCGTCGGCGCCGTCCTCCTCCGCCGCCGCGGCGATCTCCCGATCGGCACCGGCGACGACCGCGGTCCGCTCGCGGGCGACGAGGGTGCCGGCACCGCGGCGGGCGAGGGCGGCTCGGCCGGCCCCGGACAGACCGCCGGAGAGACGACGGACGGCGCTGTCGCCGACGCCGGCGGCCCCGGTGGAGACGGCCCGGACTCCGGCGGTTCGGCCGCGGCCGGCACCGATTCGGACTCCGAACACGGTGACGGCGATGGAGACGCCACGACTCCGCCGGAGGAACTTCTCAGCCCGCACGAGCGGGTGACGCGCCTCGTGACGGACAACGGCGGGCGGATGAAACAGGCGGACGTGACCGAGGAACTCGGGTGGAGCGCCGCCCGGACCAGCCAGGTCGTCGGCGACCTGCGTGACGACGGTGACATCGAGAGCTTCCGACTCGGTCGGGAGAACGTCCTCCGCATCCCGGAGGCTGACGACGATCCCCACCCGGGCGACCCGACCCACGGCGACGACGGGTCGGACGCCTGA
- a CDS encoding cytochrome P450, giving the protein MSTRPPGPRGEPLLGNGRRYSRDPFAFMTAVADAYGDVIRLDLGPRETYMLTNPRDVERVLVSDWAAFGKPNLDDAVDDLLGDGLLMSEGDRWRQQRDLANPAFHARRIAGLDDAVVGHTEDALSGWEAGDRIDVQLELARLTVRIIVTAMFGTDIGEETVKTVQENLEPLGQRFEPNPMRAVIPNWAPTRENRQFDDAVATLEGVIDDLVARRRGTEETASDPAGDAVDSPMPMDLLSILLRAQNRGEQTEGDLRDELMTMLLAGHDTTALALTYTFYLLSQHPDAKARFQAEVDALDGAPTADDLRDLPFTDRVLSEAMRLYPPVYTLFRESKVDTRIAGYRIPEGSLLMLPQWVIHRSERWYDDPLAFDPDRWAPDRASERERFAYFPFGAGPRHCIGKQFSLLEAKLILATVGRAFDFDYEGSELDLRGSLTMHPGHPMPLRLSER; this is encoded by the coding sequence ATGAGTACACGACCGCCGGGCCCCCGCGGCGAGCCCCTGCTCGGCAACGGCCGGCGCTACTCCCGCGACCCCTTCGCGTTCATGACCGCTGTCGCGGACGCCTACGGCGACGTGATCCGCCTGGATTTGGGCCCGCGAGAGACGTACATGCTCACGAACCCCCGCGACGTCGAGCGCGTGCTCGTGTCCGACTGGGCGGCGTTCGGAAAGCCGAATCTCGACGACGCCGTCGACGACCTGCTCGGCGACGGCCTGCTCATGAGCGAGGGCGACCGCTGGCGACAGCAGCGAGACCTCGCGAACCCCGCCTTTCACGCCCGCCGCATCGCCGGGCTCGACGACGCCGTCGTCGGCCACACTGAGGATGCCCTCTCGGGATGGGAAGCCGGCGACCGGATCGACGTGCAACTCGAACTCGCGCGCCTCACCGTCCGCATCATCGTCACCGCGATGTTCGGGACCGACATCGGCGAAGAGACGGTGAAGACCGTCCAAGAGAATCTCGAACCGCTCGGGCAGCGCTTCGAGCCGAACCCGATGCGTGCGGTGATCCCGAACTGGGCCCCGACCCGGGAGAACCGCCAGTTCGACGACGCCGTCGCGACGCTGGAGGGCGTCATCGACGACCTCGTCGCGCGCCGACGCGGCACCGAGGAGACCGCGTCCGATCCCGCGGGCGACGCCGTCGACTCCCCGATGCCGATGGACCTCCTCTCGATCCTCCTGCGGGCGCAGAACCGGGGCGAACAGACCGAGGGAGACCTGCGCGACGAACTGATGACGATGCTGTTAGCGGGCCACGACACGACCGCGCTCGCGCTCACCTACACGTTCTACCTGCTCTCGCAACATCCCGACGCGAAGGCGCGGTTCCAGGCGGAGGTCGACGCCCTAGACGGCGCCCCGACCGCGGACGACCTCCGCGACCTGCCGTTCACCGACCGCGTGCTCTCGGAGGCGATGCGGCTGTACCCGCCCGTCTACACCCTGTTCCGCGAGTCGAAGGTCGACACGCGGATCGCCGGCTACCGGATCCCGGAGGGCTCGTTGCTCATGCTTCCCCAGTGGGTGATCCACCGCTCGGAGCGCTGGTACGACGACCCGCTGGCGTTCGATCCGGACCGATGGGCCCCGGACCGGGCGAGCGAGCGGGAACGGTTCGCGTACTTCCCGTTCGGTGCCGGACCGCGCCACTGCATCGGCAAGCAGTTCTCGCTGTTGGAGGCGAAGCTGATTCTCGCGACCGTGGGCCGCGCGTTCGACTTCGATTACGAGGGGTCGGAGCTGGACCTGCGCGGGTCGCTGACGATGCACCCCGGCCACCCGATGCCGCTCCGACTGTCCGAGCGCTGA
- a CDS encoding 2'-5' RNA ligase family protein: MYSVNVPVPWSVQRLAASLEPALTGFASIRDRHTLVVKRLDGRDLNDLHRIRERLRPALRGVAPFEVRVTGVDAFEAPPLGDAPVVYLAVEAVPQGAGDSGDDGGDADPAPLRAIHDRLVREFGAVSGLEEADYVPHVTLARGWEGAGDPADAVSRLRERDLEAVRWTVDELGVWTREYKEIAARVPLRG, encoded by the coding sequence GTGTACAGCGTCAACGTCCCCGTTCCGTGGTCGGTGCAGCGCCTCGCGGCGTCGCTCGAGCCCGCACTCACCGGCTTCGCGTCGATCCGCGACAGACACACGCTCGTGGTGAAGCGCCTCGACGGCCGCGACCTGAACGATCTCCACCGGATCCGCGAGCGACTGCGGCCCGCGCTGCGAGGCGTCGCTCCGTTCGAGGTGCGCGTCACCGGCGTCGACGCGTTCGAGGCTCCGCCTTTGGGGGACGCGCCGGTCGTCTATCTCGCGGTCGAGGCGGTGCCCCAAGGCGCCGGCGACAGCGGCGACGACGGCGGCGACGCCGATCCGGCCCCGCTGCGAGCGATACACGACCGACTCGTCCGGGAGTTCGGCGCGGTTTCGGGGCTGGAGGAGGCGGACTACGTCCCGCACGTCACGCTCGCACGGGGATGGGAGGGAGCGGGCGACCCAGCCGATGCCGTCTCGCGCTTGCGCGAGCGCGACCTCGAGGCGGTGCGCTGGACGGTCGACGAACTGGGCGTCTGGACGCGCGAGTACAAGGAGATCGCCGCGCGGGTGCCGCTTCGGGGGTGA
- the lpdA gene encoding dihydrolipoyl dehydrogenase — MVVGDISTGTDVAVIGAGPGGYVAAIRAAQLGLDTTLIERDAYGGVCLNHGCIPSKAFIHGAGVAHEAANAEELGVYADPAVDVERMQRWKQGVVDRLTGGVEKLCKANGVNLVEGTATFADEHKLRVAHDGAGQGSESIEFEHAIVATGSRPIQVPGFEFDGEHVLSSRDLLGMETLPDSLVVVGAGYIGMELSTMLAKLGTDVTVIEMLDDVLPGYEEDVQRIVRTRAEELGVEFRFGEGAAGWEETAEGVAVAAETEAGEESEYLADQVLVAVGRSPVTDTLQLENAGLEPNDAGFIETDHQARTDVDSIFAVGDVAGEPMLAHKASAEGIVAAEVAAGEPAALDHQAVPAAVFTEPEIATVGLTEAEAEEEGFTPAVGQMPFNASGRALTTTHTEGFVRIVADEETGFVLGGQIVGPEASELIAELALAVEMGATLEDVAATIHTHPTLAEATMEAAENAMGQAIHTLNR, encoded by the coding sequence ATGGTCGTCGGAGACATCTCGACCGGAACGGACGTCGCCGTCATCGGGGCCGGTCCCGGGGGCTACGTCGCCGCCATCCGCGCGGCACAGCTGGGGCTCGACACCACGCTCATCGAGCGTGACGCCTACGGGGGCGTCTGCCTCAACCACGGCTGCATCCCGTCGAAGGCGTTCATCCACGGCGCCGGCGTCGCCCACGAGGCCGCCAACGCCGAGGAGCTGGGCGTCTACGCCGACCCCGCCGTCGACGTGGAGCGCATGCAGCGCTGGAAGCAGGGGGTCGTCGACCGCCTCACCGGCGGCGTCGAGAAGCTGTGCAAGGCCAACGGCGTCAACCTCGTCGAGGGGACCGCGACGTTCGCCGACGAGCACAAGCTCCGCGTCGCCCACGACGGCGCCGGCCAGGGCAGCGAGTCCATCGAGTTCGAGCACGCCATCGTCGCCACGGGGTCGCGGCCGATCCAGGTCCCGGGCTTCGAGTTCGACGGCGAGCACGTGCTCTCCTCGCGCGACCTGCTCGGGATGGAGACGCTCCCCGACAGCCTCGTGGTCGTCGGCGCGGGCTACATCGGGATGGAGCTGTCGACGATGCTCGCGAAGCTCGGCACCGACGTGACCGTGATCGAGATGCTCGACGACGTGCTCCCCGGCTACGAGGAGGACGTCCAGCGGATCGTCCGGACCCGCGCCGAGGAACTGGGCGTCGAGTTCCGCTTCGGCGAGGGCGCCGCCGGCTGGGAGGAGACCGCCGAGGGCGTTGCTGTCGCCGCCGAGACGGAGGCCGGCGAGGAGTCCGAGTACCTCGCAGATCAGGTGCTCGTCGCCGTCGGACGCTCGCCCGTCACGGACACTCTCCAACTGGAGAACGCCGGACTGGAGCCGAACGACGCCGGCTTCATCGAGACGGATCATCAGGCCCGCACCGACGTGGACTCGATCTTCGCCGTCGGCGACGTCGCCGGCGAGCCGATGCTCGCGCACAAGGCCAGCGCGGAGGGCATCGTCGCCGCCGAGGTCGCCGCCGGCGAGCCCGCGGCGCTCGACCACCAGGCCGTCCCCGCCGCCGTCTTCACCGAGCCCGAGATCGCCACCGTCGGGCTCACCGAGGCGGAGGCGGAGGAAGAAGGGTTCACGCCCGCCGTCGGCCAGATGCCGTTCAACGCCTCCGGCCGGGCGCTGACGACGACCCACACCGAGGGGTTCGTCCGCATCGTCGCCGACGAGGAGACCGGCTTCGTGCTCGGCGGCCAGATCGTCGGCCCCGAGGCTTCCGAGCTGATCGCCGAACTCGCGCTCGCCGTCGAGATGGGCGCGACGCTGGAGGACGTGGCCGCGACGATCCACACCCACCCGACGCTCGCGGAGGCGACGATGGAGGCCGCCGAGAACGCGATGGGCCAGGCGATCCACACGCTGAACCGGTAG
- a CDS encoding right-handed parallel beta-helix repeat-containing protein has translation MTREPRERRSVSGRDRPRRLSRRGALRASTLAAGGIALARLGAGRAAAQTTVTGGGDALQEAIDAADEGDTVVVADDATYDPVTIDVADLAVEADGDPTVEGAGGTGAAVTVEADGVTLSGITVTNPGGLLGIKVEAGFDDAAIVNNVIEDVGPTGRLGVTGIVVGQGDHDGIEIANNEIRDLDQETTDDSGFPTANGILFDADNSKPGTISDCSVVNNTIEGIESDVAPLGIVVQHATAGLSIVNNEVRDLVAADDTDSDQSDSVDFGFTFAQGLNVASPSTADTVVARNTFEDITSAETILPEAVKIDGDGGGVRFHANVFAVAIGVNNRNGDDDGSRDPSGDPTVDARNNYWGSREGPEEADFNQAADDDDRADVVGRVAYEPYLRNGPGGRGGGDNGGNGQGGGNGRGG, from the coding sequence ATGACACGCGAGCCACGGGAACGGCGATCGGTATCGGGACGCGACCGCCCGCGGCGACTGTCGCGCCGGGGGGCGCTTCGCGCGAGCACCCTCGCGGCCGGCGGGATCGCGCTCGCCCGCCTCGGCGCGGGGCGCGCGGCCGCGCAGACGACCGTCACCGGCGGGGGCGACGCGCTTCAGGAGGCCATCGATGCCGCGGACGAGGGCGACACGGTCGTCGTCGCCGACGACGCGACGTACGACCCGGTCACGATCGACGTGGCCGACCTCGCCGTCGAGGCCGACGGCGATCCGACGGTGGAGGGCGCGGGCGGAACCGGCGCGGCCGTCACCGTCGAGGCCGACGGGGTCACGCTCTCGGGGATCACCGTCACGAATCCGGGCGGCCTGCTCGGGATCAAAGTGGAGGCCGGGTTCGACGACGCCGCGATCGTGAACAACGTCATCGAGGACGTCGGGCCGACGGGTCGCCTCGGCGTCACCGGGATCGTCGTGGGACAGGGCGACCACGACGGGATCGAGATCGCGAACAACGAGATCCGCGACCTGGACCAGGAGACGACCGACGACTCCGGGTTCCCGACGGCCAACGGGATCCTGTTCGATGCGGACAACAGCAAGCCGGGGACGATCTCGGACTGTTCGGTCGTGAACAACACCATCGAGGGGATCGAGAGCGACGTCGCCCCGCTGGGGATCGTGGTCCAGCACGCGACTGCGGGGCTCTCCATCGTGAACAACGAGGTCCGCGACCTCGTCGCGGCCGACGACACCGACTCCGACCAGTCCGACTCGGTCGACTTCGGATTCACCTTCGCGCAGGGCCTGAACGTCGCGTCCCCCTCGACGGCGGATACCGTCGTCGCGCGCAATACCTTCGAGGACATCACGAGCGCCGAGACGATCCTCCCGGAGGCCGTGAAGATCGACGGCGACGGCGGCGGCGTCCGCTTCCACGCGAACGTCTTCGCCGTCGCCATCGGCGTCAACAACCGCAACGGCGACGACGACGGGAGCCGCGACCCGAGCGGCGACCCGACGGTCGACGCGCGCAACAACTACTGGGGGAGCCGCGAGGGCCCCGAGGAGGCAGACTTCAACCAGGCCGCCGACGACGACGACCGCGCGGACGTGGTCGGCCGGGTGGCGTACGAGCCGTACCTCCGTAACGGTCCGGGCGGCCGCGGCGGCGGCGACAACGGCGGGAACGGACAGGGCGGCGGTAACGGCCGGGGCGGCTGA
- a CDS encoding DUF7096 domain-containing protein, with product MSRTTVLLAVAMLVVAGIPATAAFAQESSGEQPGATFAGVVGVQGAEVEGEVAQRSLDRRLAGAESNASKAAVVAGETENARQQLSTLRERRETLEQRYQSGEITRGEYRSRLARIGAQIRTLEHRLNATAAAAEGIPEESLRERGVNASAIDELRRNASEMGGGEVAEAARGIGGADTGNGLAGDPGPPEDAGPPADAGPPGDNESGPPEDAGPPADAGPPGDNESGPPEDAGPPGDNESGPPEDAGPVDDDGDADDRGEGAAGPPDDDRGNANRSESGGENGEADDDGAGDRGNGNRTTDAGEADENGTDDAGQSGTPGETSDAADDRGNANDGDAAADGSSGTDAGDSSDRDGADGDGRENGNGPPDDGTATPTPSPEDDGDDPRVDDGRYLAPR from the coding sequence ATGAGTCGGACGACTGTGCTCCTGGCGGTCGCGATGCTCGTCGTGGCGGGAATTCCCGCGACGGCCGCGTTCGCCCAGGAATCGTCTGGGGAGCAGCCGGGGGCGACGTTCGCCGGCGTCGTCGGGGTGCAGGGAGCGGAAGTCGAGGGCGAAGTCGCCCAGCGATCGCTCGACCGGCGCCTGGCCGGTGCGGAGTCGAACGCCTCGAAGGCGGCGGTCGTCGCCGGAGAGACCGAGAACGCCCGTCAACAGCTCTCGACGCTTCGCGAGCGCCGCGAGACGCTGGAGCAGCGGTACCAATCGGGCGAGATCACCCGTGGCGAGTACCGATCCAGGCTCGCGCGCATCGGCGCGCAGATCCGCACGCTCGAACACCGCCTGAACGCCACCGCCGCGGCAGCGGAGGGAATCCCCGAGGAGAGCCTGCGTGAGCGCGGCGTGAACGCCTCCGCGATCGACGAACTTCGTCGGAACGCTTCGGAGATGGGCGGCGGGGAGGTCGCTGAGGCGGCACGCGGGATCGGCGGCGCCGACACCGGCAACGGACTCGCCGGCGACCCGGGGCCGCCCGAGGACGCGGGTCCGCCTGCGGACGCGGGGCCGCCCGGCGACAACGAGTCAGGTCCGCCCGAGGACGCGGGTCCGCCTGCGGACGCGGGGCCGCCCGGCGACAACGAGTCAGGTCCGCCCGAGGACGCGGGTCCGCCCGGCGACAACGAGTCAGGTCCGCCCGAGGACGCCGGACCGGTCGACGATGACGGCGACGCCGACGACCGCGGCGAGGGTGCCGCCGGTCCCCCCGACGACGATCGCGGGAACGCGAACCGGAGCGAGTCAGGGGGCGAGAACGGCGAGGCCGACGACGACGGGGCCGGCGACCGCGGCAACGGGAACCGAACGACGGACGCCGGCGAGGCCGACGAGAACGGGACCGACGACGCGGGCCAATCGGGCACTCCGGGTGAGACGAGTGACGCCGCGGACGATCGCGGGAACGCGAACGACGGCGACGCCGCCGCGGACGGATCGAGCGGGACAGACGCCGGTGACAGCAGCGACAGGGATGGTGCCGACGGCGACGGCCGCGAGAACGGCAACGGCCCGCCCGACGACGGCACCGCGACCCCGACTCCGTCTCCCGAGGACGACGGCGACGACCCCCGCGTCGACGACGGGCGGTACCTCGCACCCCGCTGA
- a CDS encoding ABC transporter ATP-binding protein: MSDDDDHGDFSSIRESVDGNPMSGLLRYCVPYWPRLSIGLVAAIVTRLARLLPSLLVAAAIDRVILGSGEPGLLAQAGLLPTNTITGEAARIAFLQRLVVIAALAYLIRSVTRFASRYLFQSTAQKVQRDLRNDTYDHMQHLSLGFFADHQTGAMMSVLNQDVNRLEQFLNTEIRQGIRVVATVGGIAAIMYTYSPKLALVALAPVPIIGLASGRFLTWIEPKYRGIRETVSRLNSRLENNIGGARVIKAFNRHEFELDRVAAQSERYHDEKVEAIKARRAFFSGLRLLTGVVFVAILWIAGSDIIRYGLGNTDPATLTAGSVALFFLLLRRLYSPMRRVGKTANKYQLAKSSAERVFGLLGHDPDVTSPENAHVPESVEGRVAFDDVRFGYTDDEEVISGIDLDVEPGETIGLAGTTGAGKSTLLKLISRLYDVDSGAVRIDGVDVREYDLTALREHVGIVEQNPYMFSGTAAENIGYGDLSALDGDAGDGAVASDGDAGAVDEAPSERIVEAAKAAEAHEFITDLPDGYDTQIGERGVKLSGGQRQRIAIARALLNDPEIIVLDEATSDVDTETEELIQRSLRRLIADRTAFVIAHRLSTIRDADRVVVMEDGRVIEQGSHDELVDADGDYAALWARQAGEDEETEALAAADD; this comes from the coding sequence ATGAGCGACGACGACGACCACGGCGACTTCTCGTCGATCCGCGAGTCCGTGGACGGCAACCCGATGTCCGGACTGCTCCGGTACTGCGTGCCGTACTGGCCGCGGCTGTCGATCGGACTGGTGGCGGCGATAGTCACGCGGCTCGCCCGCCTGCTCCCCTCGCTGCTGGTGGCGGCGGCCATCGACCGCGTCATCCTCGGGAGCGGCGAACCCGGCCTCCTCGCGCAGGCGGGACTGCTCCCGACGAACACGATCACGGGCGAGGCGGCTCGGATAGCGTTTCTCCAACGGCTCGTCGTCATCGCGGCGCTGGCGTATCTGATCCGGTCGGTGACGCGCTTCGCCTCGCGGTACCTGTTCCAGTCGACCGCCCAGAAGGTCCAGCGCGACCTCCGAAACGACACCTACGACCACATGCAGCACCTCTCGCTCGGCTTCTTCGCGGACCACCAGACGGGCGCGATGATGTCCGTGCTGAATCAGGACGTGAACCGCCTGGAGCAGTTCCTCAACACCGAGATCCGGCAGGGGATCCGCGTCGTCGCGACCGTCGGCGGCATCGCGGCGATCATGTACACCTACTCGCCGAAACTCGCGCTGGTCGCGCTGGCGCCGGTGCCGATCATCGGGCTGGCCTCGGGCCGGTTTCTCACGTGGATCGAGCCGAAATACCGCGGCATCCGCGAGACGGTCTCCCGGCTCAACTCCCGGCTGGAGAACAACATCGGCGGCGCCCGCGTGATCAAGGCGTTCAACCGCCACGAGTTCGAGCTGGACCGCGTCGCCGCCCAAAGCGAGCGGTACCACGACGAGAAGGTCGAGGCGATCAAGGCGCGGCGGGCGTTCTTCTCCGGACTGCGCCTGCTCACGGGCGTCGTCTTCGTCGCCATCCTCTGGATCGCCGGCAGCGACATCATCCGCTACGGCCTCGGCAACACCGACCCGGCGACGCTTACCGCCGGCTCGGTCGCGCTGTTTTTCCTCCTCTTGCGCCGGCTCTACTCGCCGATGCGCCGCGTGGGCAAGACGGCGAACAAGTACCAGCTCGCCAAGTCCAGCGCCGAGCGCGTATTCGGCCTGCTCGGGCACGACCCCGACGTGACCTCCCCGGAGAACGCGCACGTCCCCGAGTCGGTCGAGGGCCGCGTCGCCTTCGACGACGTGCGCTTCGGCTACACCGACGACGAGGAGGTCATCTCCGGGATCGATCTGGACGTGGAGCCGGGCGAGACGATCGGTCTCGCGGGGACGACGGGCGCCGGGAAGTCGACGCTGTTGAAGCTCATCTCCCGGCTGTACGACGTGGATTCCGGAGCCGTCCGGATCGACGGCGTCGACGTGCGCGAGTACGACCTCACCGCCCTTCGCGAACACGTCGGCATCGTCGAGCAGAACCCCTACATGTTCTCGGGTACCGCCGCCGAGAACATCGGCTACGGCGACCTCTCGGCGCTCGACGGCGACGCGGGCGATGGCGCCGTCGCCAGCGACGGCGACGCGGGCGCGGTCGACGAGGCTCCGAGCGAGCGCATCGTCGAGGCCGCGAAGGCCGCCGAGGCCCACGAGTTCATCACGGACCTCCCGGACGGCTACGACACTCAGATCGGCGAGCGCGGAGTCAAGCTCTCGGGCGGCCAGCGCCAGCGCATCGCCATCGCGCGCGCCCTCCTGAACGACCCGGAGATCATCGTCCTCGACGAGGCGACCTCCGACGTCGACACCGAGACGGAGGAACTGATCCAGCGCAGCCTCCGCCGTCTCATCGCCGACCGGACGGCGTTCGTCATCGCCCACCGGCTGTCGACCATCCGCGACGCCGACCGCGTCGTCGTCATGGAGGACGGCCGCGTCATCGAGCAGGGCTCACACGACGAGTTGGTCGACGCGGACGGCGACTACGCGGCCCTGTGGGCCCGGCAGGCGGGCGAAGACGAGGAGACGGAGGCGCTGGCGGCGGCCGACGACTGA
- a CDS encoding DUF7554 family protein, which translates to MALDVEDLLKIVLLLVIVWLIVEIVTGVLGFALGLIAGPLKGVIGLVIVVLIVLWLTDNL; encoded by the coding sequence ATGGCTCTGGACGTGGAGGATCTGCTGAAGATCGTGTTGCTGCTCGTGATAGTCTGGCTGATCGTCGAGATCGTCACCGGGGTGCTCGGGTTCGCACTCGGGCTGATCGCCGGCCCCCTGAAGGGCGTCATCGGACTCGTCATCGTCGTGCTCATCGTGCTGTGGCTGACCGACAACCTCTGA